One genomic segment of Sphingobacteriales bacterium includes these proteins:
- a CDS encoding DUF1800 domain-containing protein, with product MPAQCITGGMTPYVPTPEKPWDARRVAHLYRRMGFGATQAQIAYGLTQNPSDLVDELITQAVTGPTVTQPTWYNWQVSDYTDYGNQIYQHWYELVRSWQANMQTNPVLCKLMLFWHNHFVTGWYDYGCSQFLWNYHNILQTYAFGSFKEFTMAIGKCPSMLIYLGGAYSTKNGINENYARELMELFTLGEGNGYTEDDVVEVAHALTGWTRAFNCAYYANDDQRFVASSWDSGVKTIFGETGNWGFNDVHDLIFTKRQTQMAKFICRKIYKYYICHTPDEAFVNDMALQFKLGFLQTETLLRKMFKSEHFFDDNAIGCLIKSPIEMFTNLVKTSELYIDDNWRNNFFSYSNALGQLLYNPINVAGWPGHHTWVSETTAVLRFIYTNSYLSSSNNTSYLINLVNIAKALTSNSHDPKIITKAMVDFFTPNGLPHQAEYDAATAVFKGNIPDTYFENGTWTLDSPEAKEMCRKLLIYITRHPEFQLM from the coding sequence ATGCCGGCACAATGTATTACCGGAGGTATGACACCTTACGTGCCAACCCCCGAAAAGCCTTGGGATGCCCGACGCGTAGCTCATTTATATCGCCGTATGGGGTTTGGGGCCACCCAAGCACAAATTGCTTATGGTTTAACCCAAAATCCTTCGGACTTAGTAGATGAGCTAATTACCCAAGCTGTTACCGGACCCACGGTAACACAACCAACTTGGTATAATTGGCAGGTTTCTGACTATACCGATTATGGTAATCAAATTTACCAACACTGGTACGAGTTAGTGCGCTCTTGGCAGGCCAATATGCAAACTAACCCCGTATTATGCAAATTAATGCTCTTTTGGCATAATCATTTCGTTACCGGATGGTATGATTATGGTTGCTCTCAATTTTTGTGGAACTACCATAATATTCTGCAAACTTATGCCTTTGGATCGTTTAAAGAATTTACAATGGCCATTGGCAAATGCCCTTCCATGTTAATTTATTTAGGCGGCGCCTATAGTACCAAAAACGGTATCAACGAAAACTACGCCCGCGAGCTAATGGAACTTTTCACGCTTGGCGAAGGCAATGGCTATACCGAAGACGACGTTGTTGAGGTTGCACATGCTTTAACCGGATGGACCCGCGCCTTTAATTGCGCTTATTACGCTAACGACGACCAACGCTTTGTGGCAAGCAGTTGGGACAGTGGCGTTAAAACAATTTTTGGCGAAACTGGCAACTGGGGCTTTAACGACGTACACGACCTTATTTTTACCAAAAGGCAAACCCAAATGGCAAAATTTATTTGCCGCAAAATCTATAAATATTACATTTGCCATACCCCCGACGAGGCTTTCGTTAATGATATGGCACTCCAGTTTAAATTAGGCTTTTTGCAAACAGAAACCTTGTTGCGCAAAATGTTTAAAAGCGAACATTTTTTTGATGACAACGCTATAGGCTGCCTCATTAAAAGTCCTATTGAAATGTTTACCAATTTGGTTAAAACATCTGAACTTTATATTGACGACAACTGGCGCAACAATTTCTTTTCGTACTCGAACGCATTAGGGCAACTGTTGTATAACCCTATTAACGTTGCCGGCTGGCCCGGACACCATACTTGGGTAAGCGAAACAACCGCCGTTTTACGCTTTATATATACAAACTCTTACCTATCAAGCAGTAATAACACCAGTTACTTAATAAATTTGGTTAATATTGCCAAAGCACTTACAAGTAACTCGCACGACCCAAAAATAATTACAAAAGCGATGGTTGACTTTTTTACGCCTAACGGATTGCCACACCAAGCCGAGTACGATGCTGCCACTGCTGTATTTAAGGGTAATATTCCGGATACCTATTTTGAAAATGGTACCTGGACACTTGACTCGCCCGAAGCTAAAGAAATGTGTCGTAAATTATTAATTTATATAACACGCCATCCCGAATTTCAATTAATGTAG
- a CDS encoding choice-of-anchor J domain-containing protein encodes MIKFLLKSPTVIFCWMALLGAALTLKAQTTLLDQNFGSSSLPPGWVQEQSAGTAMWSFGVSTNPNASGGTSINGTPMAFFDDNILGGAAPSTARLVSAPFDCSNHATITLDIDLHFRASGYSFFRILVQNGNRYEILKMYTEVNYSGSKFNSFVHQTFDLSPYRGTQTKLVFEYCDLTGQRWWAGIDNVKVVGNGTINDICANATPITIDAACTTQSNANTLFSGDASTCTFNEVSSMWYSFVAPTTGDVTISTNASFNDAIAVFSGACGTLTQIACENANQFGFEPENLYLSGLTAGQTYLVRVSADDRYYGHTTGNLCVSIKQGNTLSAPPVNDVCANATSLTVGNDCLNSTNINALWDGTVPSGNPMAARNIWFKVKAPANGKMTLNTNSDFAETVTIYSGNCNALTEVANTNYGPVMALTGLTPNEWYFVMISGYFGSIDGKMCIETNLNTTTPPSNDLCSNPIDLTLGAGCLYGTNIGAGYEYAINQYDNCELYQDASIWYRIEAPASGKVTIKTQADFAHLITLYSGNCGSLTRLSCNDGPGLCSNGLTFTGLTPGNLYLLEISSKNMSYGYSYGYLCISAADPTILPVKVKARILLEGAYAGGNTLTTNLQDMGLVPFKQPYNIAPWNYTGQECVDFINANVVDWLYVELLDASYVVKAKKAALLLQDGSIVDAGRPNADGMDFTEITSGQNYYLLVRHRNHIGVVSANMVTVPNATTYDFTISPSAVMGGEAQLKHLPDGPYAILAGDCNSDGVITIADFNIYSAQSSSINKYYNSDTNLDRNVTISDFNLYSPNASKIGHNLVRY; translated from the coding sequence ATGATTAAATTTCTTCTTAAAAGTCCAACAGTGATTTTCTGTTGGATGGCTTTGCTTGGGGCAGCATTAACGTTAAAAGCGCAAACCACCCTGCTTGACCAAAATTTTGGCAGTAGCAGTTTGCCTCCCGGATGGGTGCAAGAGCAATCGGCGGGTACGGCAATGTGGTCGTTTGGTGTTAGTACCAACCCTAACGCATCGGGTGGTACCAGTATAAACGGAACGCCAATGGCTTTTTTTGACGATAATATACTGGGAGGAGCTGCACCTTCAACTGCTCGGTTGGTTTCTGCACCATTTGACTGCTCGAACCATGCCACTATTACCTTGGATATAGACCTGCATTTCCGCGCATCGGGGTATTCTTTTTTCCGGATATTGGTGCAAAATGGCAACCGGTACGAAATCCTGAAAATGTACACCGAGGTAAACTACAGTGGCTCAAAGTTTAACAGCTTTGTCCATCAAACCTTTGACCTGTCGCCATACCGGGGCACCCAAACTAAATTAGTGTTTGAATATTGCGACCTAACCGGCCAACGCTGGTGGGCTGGCATAGATAATGTAAAGGTGGTAGGCAATGGCACTATTAACGATATTTGTGCTAACGCTACACCCATAACCATTGATGCAGCCTGCACGACTCAAAGCAATGCTAATACCTTGTTTTCGGGCGATGCTTCAACATGTACCTTCAACGAAGTAAGCAGTATGTGGTATAGTTTTGTTGCCCCCACAACAGGCGATGTAACAATTAGTACTAATGCAAGTTTTAACGATGCTATTGCGGTGTTTTCGGGCGCTTGCGGTACATTGACCCAAATTGCTTGCGAAAACGCCAACCAATTTGGGTTTGAACCCGAAAACCTATACCTGTCGGGCTTAACTGCTGGCCAAACTTATTTAGTACGGGTTAGTGCCGACGACAGATACTACGGACACACAACGGGTAATTTATGTGTAAGCATTAAACAAGGCAATACTTTGAGTGCCCCACCCGTTAATGATGTTTGCGCAAATGCTACCAGTTTAACTGTTGGTAACGATTGCCTAAATAGCACCAATATAAATGCTTTGTGGGATGGTACTGTGCCCTCCGGAAACCCAATGGCAGCACGCAATATATGGTTTAAAGTTAAAGCTCCGGCCAATGGTAAAATGACCTTAAATACCAACTCAGATTTCGCCGAAACTGTTACAATTTATTCAGGTAACTGTAATGCTTTAACTGAAGTTGCAAATACCAATTATGGTCCCGTAATGGCCTTGACGGGTTTAACTCCAAATGAATGGTATTTTGTAATGATAAGCGGCTATTTTGGCAGTATTGATGGCAAAATGTGCATAGAAACCAACCTTAATACTACTACGCCCCCATCAAACGACCTGTGTAGCAACCCAATTGACTTAACATTAGGTGCGGGCTGTTTGTACGGCACTAATATTGGAGCCGGTTATGAGTATGCTATAAATCAATACGACAACTGCGAACTTTACCAAGATGCCTCAATTTGGTATCGGATAGAAGCACCAGCATCGGGCAAAGTTACCATTAAAACTCAGGCTGATTTTGCCCATCTTATAACGCTTTACTCCGGAAATTGTGGCAGTTTAACACGGCTTTCGTGCAATGATGGGCCAGGGCTTTGTAGCAATGGCTTAACATTTACCGGATTAACTCCGGGCAATTTATACCTCCTTGAAATAAGTTCAAAAAATATGTCGTATGGCTATAGTTATGGTTATTTGTGTATTAGTGCTGCCGACCCTACAATTTTGCCAGTAAAAGTTAAAGCACGTATTTTGCTCGAAGGCGCTTATGCCGGCGGTAATACGCTTACAACAAACTTGCAAGATATGGGCTTGGTGCCATTTAAACAGCCCTACAATATAGCACCATGGAATTATACAGGGCAAGAATGTGTTGACTTTATTAATGCCAATGTAGTTGATTGGCTTTATGTTGAGTTGTTAGATGCCAGTTATGTAGTTAAAGCCAAAAAGGCAGCCCTGCTACTGCAAGATGGCTCTATTGTTGATGCTGGCCGCCCCAATGCCGATGGTATGGATTTTACCGAAATAACATCCGGACAAAACTATTACCTGTTAGTGAGGCACCGAAATCATATTGGTGTAGTAAGTGCTAATATGGTAACCGTTCCAAATGCAACAACTTACGATTTTACAATTAGCCCCTCGGCAGTTATGGGTGGCGAGGCACAACTTAAACATTTACCCGATGGCCCCTACGCTATATTGGCCGGCGACTGCAACAGCGACGGCGTAATTACCATTGCCGATTTTAATATTTACAGTGCTCAATCTTCGAGCATAAATAAGTATTATAATAGTGATACTAACCTTGACCGAAATGTAACTATTAGCGACTTTAATCTTTACTCGCCCAATGCTAGTAAAATTGGTCATAATTTGGTTAGGTATTAA
- the arsS gene encoding arsenosugar biosynthesis radical SAM protein ArsS (Some members of this family are selenoproteins.), whose product MSILNANNTRQTITKRSLQGQQHQLADTFIQLSVLAGQQHPTQTFEPFAKRLQQAGYAPFTSQQTTCLQLNLGKMCNQTCEHCHVDAGPDRKEKMSRQTMQQCIDVLKNNPSITTVDLTGGAPELHPDFRWLVSEITELGLKIMNRCNLTIIQSNPKYYDLPQFFARHKIEVISSLPHYSAARTDKQRGQGVFDDSITSLKQLNAIGYGQPNSGLTLNLVYNPSGAFLPARQAALEREFKQQLQRRFGIVFNNLYVITNMPISRFLNYLLESGNYASYMQKLTEAFNPATISGLMCRNTLSVSWDGFLYDCDFNQMLNLKVAPLAHQHISQFNGQVLNYRPIVVNQHCYGCTAGAGSSCGGETV is encoded by the coding sequence ATGTCTATCTTAAACGCAAATAATACGCGCCAAACCATAACCAAACGCTCGCTGCAAGGGCAGCAACATCAATTAGCCGATACTTTTATACAATTATCGGTTTTGGCAGGGCAGCAGCACCCAACCCAAACATTTGAGCCATTTGCCAAACGACTGCAACAAGCAGGCTATGCCCCTTTTACCAGTCAGCAAACTACTTGTTTACAACTTAATTTGGGCAAAATGTGCAACCAAACCTGCGAACATTGCCACGTTGATGCTGGCCCCGACCGGAAAGAGAAGATGAGCCGACAAACCATGCAGCAATGTATTGATGTTTTAAAAAATAATCCTTCAATTACAACTGTTGACTTAACAGGCGGCGCACCCGAATTACACCCCGATTTTAGATGGTTAGTGAGCGAAATTACCGAGCTTGGACTTAAAATAATGAATCGCTGCAACCTTACTATTATTCAGTCGAACCCTAAATATTACGACCTACCTCAATTTTTTGCCCGTCATAAAATAGAAGTTATCTCTTCATTGCCGCATTATAGCGCAGCCCGCACCGACAAGCAACGCGGGCAGGGTGTTTTTGACGACAGTATTACCTCGTTAAAACAACTGAATGCTATTGGCTACGGGCAACCAAATTCGGGGCTAACTTTAAATTTAGTCTATAATCCGTCTGGGGCATTTTTACCCGCCAGGCAAGCCGCCTTAGAACGAGAGTTTAAACAGCAGTTACAACGCCGTTTTGGCATAGTCTTTAACAATTTGTATGTTATAACCAATATGCCAATAAGCCGCTTTTTAAACTATCTGCTCGAAAGTGGAAACTACGCTTCGTACATGCAAAAGTTGACAGAGGCGTTTAACCCGGCAACAATATCCGGATTGATGTGCCGCAATACCTTGTCGGTAAGTTGGGATGGCTTTTTATACGATTGTGATTTTAACCAGATGCTCAATTTAAAAGTAGCACCGTTAGCCCATCAACACATTTCACAATTTAATGGGCAGGTTTTAAATTATCGCCCTATTGTGGTAAACCAACATTGTTATGGTTGCACGGCAGGGGCGGGGTCGAGTTGCGGTGGCGAAACCGTTTAG
- a CDS encoding mannose-1-phosphate guanylyltransferase translates to MNEHVYVAIMAGGVGTRFWPLSRRNQPKQFLDVLQNGQTLLQATYNRFAQFIPESHIYIITSLEHVTLVKEQLPNLAFQQILAEPQRRNTAPCIAYMANKLATLDENATFIVSPSDHLIDDVPAYIKALQVATDYAASNPVLMTLGIAPTMPHTGYGYIQFDTDDYMPNNIHKVKNFTEKPSQQIAQAFFSSNEFLWNAGIFVWNVKTICEAFKMYHPELYELFNQGLPYYNKLDEATFIAHAYAQCPNISIDYAIMEYAKNTCVLPASFGWSDLGTWASLWDKLPKDTNGNAPASGKLLRYDCENCLVVAPENKIVVLQGLQDYCVIDSDNALLICKIEEVQTTSNIYNDIKRTYGDTYI, encoded by the coding sequence ATGAATGAACATGTTTATGTAGCCATTATGGCAGGAGGTGTTGGCACTCGGTTTTGGCCTCTGAGCCGCCGTAATCAACCCAAACAATTTTTAGATGTCTTACAAAATGGACAAACATTACTGCAAGCCACTTATAATCGTTTTGCCCAATTTATTCCAGAGTCACATATATATATCATCACCTCGCTTGAGCATGTTACGCTGGTAAAAGAACAACTGCCCAATTTGGCTTTTCAGCAAATTTTGGCCGAACCACAGCGACGAAATACGGCACCTTGCATTGCCTATATGGCTAATAAATTGGCCACTTTAGACGAAAATGCAACCTTTATTGTAAGCCCCTCAGACCATTTGATTGATGACGTGCCCGCTTATATTAAAGCACTACAAGTGGCAACTGATTATGCCGCTTCTAATCCGGTATTAATGACGCTTGGTATAGCACCAACTATGCCACATACTGGCTACGGCTATATTCAGTTCGATACAGACGATTATATGCCCAATAATATTCATAAAGTAAAAAATTTTACCGAAAAACCTTCACAGCAAATTGCTCAAGCGTTTTTTAGCAGTAACGAGTTTTTGTGGAATGCCGGCATTTTTGTTTGGAACGTAAAAACAATTTGTGAGGCTTTTAAAATGTACCACCCCGAGTTGTACGAACTTTTTAACCAGGGTTTGCCATATTACAATAAGTTAGATGAAGCGACGTTTATTGCACATGCTTATGCACAATGCCCCAATATTTCAATAGATTATGCTATTATGGAATATGCTAAAAATACTTGTGTTTTACCCGCCTCGTTTGGTTGGAGCGACCTTGGAACCTGGGCATCACTTTGGGATAAACTGCCAAAAGATACCAATGGAAACGCACCAGCATCCGGAAAATTGCTGCGCTACGATTGTGAAAATTGTTTGGTAGTGGCTCCAGAAAATAAAATTGTTGTGCTGCAAGGTCTTCAAGATTATTGTGTGATTGACTCAGACAACGCCCTGCTTATTTGTAAAATCGAAGAAGTGCAAACAACCAGTAATATTTATAACGATATTAAACGTACCTACGGCGATACATATATATAG
- a CDS encoding FAD-dependent oxidoreductase, protein MSSFLLKPEQLQALQAVCDAILPTIEVASDPTNYWKRNANDLHIPEKIIDLVAQLPEDEQNEFKQLLNLLKSSLLGITWFGPMLSVTRLKPEQTEKLLQSWSQSKLPALRKAFITFKKIICFVYFGYSESNQPNPNWEAIGYPGPLLDSPLQYNDYLKTINIDAKTKLTCDVLVIGSGAGGAVVAAELAKKGKKVLIVDKGAYITEQEMTQREVEMMGKLMEKKGVLTNQDGSMTIMAGSCIGGGTTVNWSASLRLPDQILHEWATEHEIPELLEPEFKSAFEIIEQRLNINTKHSIHNQPNQLLVNATQKLGYRAALIPRNNYPQPNSNENEADYLQRAGFGALGDVYRNKQSTPITFLTDAQAHDADILPNTHVERIVINKDEAVGAIAIYTNPVTNEQFRVRIKADKVVVAAGAIHTPAILKRSGLIHPHIGRHLFLHPTSAVVGRYNHRIDPWYGPMMTALCDEFAFLTDNYGFRIEVPPAHSGLMGMALPWQSGKQLKNDMLNIAHFAPFIALVRDKYTGRIVLDKQNQPIIQYNLHNYDKNHLVRGLEEAVKLHVAAGATEIITPHTQALRFNPATDSLKKFIEQMRNAAWEPNRFILFSAHQMGTCRMGGRDKHHCLKPNGETREVRNLFVADASAFPQCSGVNPMLTIQALAWFIAQQLYV, encoded by the coding sequence ATGTCGTCTTTTTTGTTAAAACCCGAACAGCTTCAGGCTTTACAAGCCGTTTGCGATGCTATTTTGCCTACTATTGAGGTAGCTAGCGACCCAACTAATTACTGGAAACGAAATGCAAATGATTTACATATTCCCGAAAAAATTATAGACTTAGTAGCCCAATTGCCCGAAGATGAACAAAACGAATTTAAACAACTTTTAAATTTACTTAAAAGTTCGCTCTTGGGTATTACTTGGTTTGGCCCAATGTTGAGTGTAACCCGGTTAAAACCCGAACAAACTGAAAAACTTTTGCAAAGTTGGTCGCAAAGTAAATTACCCGCTTTGCGCAAGGCTTTTATTACCTTTAAAAAAATAATATGTTTTGTCTATTTTGGCTACTCCGAGTCCAATCAACCAAATCCTAACTGGGAAGCTATTGGCTACCCAGGCCCACTTCTTGATAGCCCACTACAGTATAACGACTATTTAAAAACCATTAATATTGATGCAAAAACCAAATTGACTTGCGACGTTTTAGTAATTGGCAGTGGTGCCGGAGGTGCGGTAGTAGCAGCCGAATTAGCGAAGAAAGGTAAAAAAGTGCTAATTGTAGATAAAGGCGCTTATATTACAGAACAAGAAATGACACAGCGCGAAGTAGAAATGATGGGAAAATTGATGGAAAAAAAAGGTGTACTTACCAATCAAGATGGCAGTATGACCATAATGGCCGGTAGCTGTATAGGAGGAGGTACAACGGTTAACTGGTCGGCATCGTTGCGACTGCCCGACCAAATTTTACACGAATGGGCTACCGAACACGAAATTCCGGAACTACTTGAACCCGAATTTAAATCGGCATTTGAAATAATAGAACAGCGCCTTAATATTAACACCAAACATTCAATACACAACCAGCCAAATCAGCTATTAGTCAACGCCACTCAAAAATTAGGTTATCGCGCTGCTTTAATTCCGCGCAACAATTACCCACAACCAAACAGTAACGAAAATGAAGCCGATTATTTACAAAGAGCTGGCTTTGGCGCATTAGGCGATGTTTATAGAAACAAACAATCTACCCCAATTACTTTTTTGACCGATGCACAAGCACATGACGCCGATATTTTGCCTAATACGCACGTTGAACGCATTGTTATAAACAAAGACGAAGCCGTAGGTGCCATTGCCATATATACAAACCCTGTTACCAACGAGCAGTTTAGGGTGCGCATAAAAGCCGATAAAGTTGTGGTAGCCGCAGGTGCCATACATACACCAGCCATTTTGAAACGAAGCGGCTTAATACATCCACATATTGGCCGACATTTATTTTTACACCCCACCTCGGCAGTAGTAGGTCGGTATAACCACCGTATTGACCCTTGGTACGGCCCTATGATGACCGCTCTTTGCGATGAATTTGCATTTTTAACCGATAATTATGGCTTTAGGATAGAAGTTCCGCCGGCACATTCCGGATTAATGGGTATGGCCTTACCTTGGCAATCGGGCAAGCAATTGAAAAACGACATGCTAAATATCGCCCATTTTGCCCCATTTATTGCATTGGTGCGCGATAAATATACCGGACGAATTGTTTTAGACAAACAAAATCAACCCATTATTCAATATAACCTACACAATTACGATAAAAATCATTTGGTTAGAGGCTTGGAAGAAGCAGTAAAACTACATGTCGCTGCCGGTGCAACCGAAATTATAACCCCCCACACCCAGGCCTTACGTTTTAATCCGGCTACTGATAGCCTTAAAAAATTTATTGAGCAAATGCGCAACGCAGCGTGGGAACCAAATCGCTTTATTTTATTTAGCGCACATCAAATGGGTACCTGCCGTATGGGAGGCCGCGACAAGCACCATTGCTTAAAACCCAATGGCGAAACCCGCGAAGTGCGCAATTTGTTTGTTGCCGATGCCAGTGCTTTCCCGCAGTGCAGTGGCGTAAATCCAATGCTTACCATTCAAGCTTTGGCTTGGTTTATTGCCCAGCAATTGTACGTTTAA
- a CDS encoding MBL fold metallo-hydrolase — protein sequence MRVRFLGTGTSTGIPLIGCNCAVCTNTHPYNKRLRTSLLLQSRGLNIVFDCGPDFRQQILEAKINTLDGLVFTHQHSDHTAGLDEVRAFTIWNKKPVNVYASQIVQTELKRNYSYVFLPPETKYPGAPDLNLCTIEKDKPFSIGHLNLIPIEANHGFVDVLGFRIGDFAYMTDVKYIYPDEIKKLAGVKYLIINALQHEPHYSHLSLTEALAIVRQLQPQQAYLTHISHKLGLYADVAAILPPNVHVAYDGLEIAFDFND from the coding sequence ATGCGCGTACGCTTTTTAGGAACCGGAACCTCAACTGGTATTCCATTAATAGGTTGCAACTGTGCTGTTTGTACCAATACGCACCCCTACAACAAGCGCCTTCGTACCTCACTATTATTGCAATCACGGGGGCTTAATATTGTTTTTGACTGTGGCCCCGACTTTAGACAGCAAATATTAGAGGCAAAAATTAATACCCTCGATGGGCTTGTTTTTACCCACCAACACAGCGACCATACTGCCGGTTTAGACGAAGTGCGCGCCTTTACAATATGGAACAAAAAGCCGGTCAATGTATATGCCTCGCAAATAGTTCAGACCGAGTTAAAGCGCAATTATAGCTATGTTTTTTTACCTCCGGAAACAAAATACCCCGGAGCACCAGATTTGAACTTGTGTACCATCGAAAAAGATAAACCGTTTAGTATTGGTCATTTAAATTTAATACCAATTGAAGCAAATCATGGGTTTGTTGATGTTTTGGGTTTCCGGATTGGCGATTTTGCCTACATGACCGATGTGAAATATATTTATCCGGATGAAATTAAAAAATTAGCAGGCGTCAAATATTTGATTATTAATGCCTTGCAACACGAGCCACATTATTCGCATTTATCATTGACCGAAGCTTTGGCAATAGTACGGCAATTGCAGCCCCAACAAGCCTATTTGACCCATATTAGCCATAAGCTGGGCTTATATGCCGATGTTGCAGCAATTTTGCCGCCGAATGTGCACGTGGCCTACGACGGGTTAGAGATTGCGTTTGATTTTAACGATTAA
- the gap gene encoding type I glyceraldehyde-3-phosphate dehydrogenase, with translation MSKCRIAINGFGRIGRLTLRALLEKNHGEVEIVAINDLTANSTLAHLFKFDTAHGQFKGEVSATDTHIHINGQAINAYAIKDPAELPWKALNVDVVLECTGLFTKKEKAQLHIDAGAKYVLLSAPSEDDVPTVVLGVNSNALTGKDKIVSNASCTTNCLAPMVKVLEDNFGVAEGMFVTVHAYTGDQNLQDSPHKDLRRARAAALNIVPSSTGAAKAVVKVYPSLKDKLTGIAHRVPVLTGSLTDLTVKLKTATTPEAIKAAFKAAAGGELKNILEYSNDLPLVSSDIIGNPHSCIFDSDLTSVIEGTLVRVVGWYDNEAGYSNRLAELAIKLAKLTD, from the coding sequence ATGTCTAAATGTCGAATTGCCATTAATGGGTTTGGTCGTATTGGCCGCCTAACCCTTCGTGCCCTACTTGAAAAAAATCACGGTGAAGTTGAAATAGTAGCCATTAACGACCTTACCGCCAACTCAACATTAGCGCACTTGTTTAAATTTGATACTGCGCATGGCCAATTTAAAGGCGAGGTTAGTGCAACTGATACACATATTCATATCAATGGCCAGGCAATTAACGCGTATGCCATTAAAGACCCCGCTGAATTACCTTGGAAAGCCTTAAATGTTGATGTGGTTTTAGAATGTACCGGCCTTTTTACCAAAAAAGAAAAAGCACAGTTGCATATAGACGCAGGTGCTAAATATGTACTATTATCTGCGCCAAGCGAAGACGATGTGCCAACCGTTGTACTTGGTGTAAACAGTAACGCCTTGACGGGTAAAGATAAAATAGTTTCGAATGCCTCGTGTACTACCAACTGCCTTGCCCCAATGGTTAAAGTGTTAGAAGATAATTTTGGTGTTGCCGAAGGCATGTTTGTAACGGTACACGCCTATACAGGCGACCAAAACTTGCAAGATAGCCCTCACAAAGATTTGCGCCGCGCACGGGCAGCTGCTCTCAATATAGTGCCAAGTAGTACAGGTGCCGCCAAGGCGGTAGTAAAAGTTTATCCGAGCTTAAAAGATAAACTTACCGGCATTGCGCACCGGGTTCCGGTATTAACAGGCTCGCTTACCGATTTAACTGTTAAACTCAAAACAGCTACTACACCCGAAGCTATTAAAGCTGCATTTAAAGCCGCCGCAGGTGGCGAACTTAAAAATATCTTAGAATACAGCAACGACCTTCCATTAGTATCGAGCGATATTATTGGCAACCCACACTCGTGTATATTCGACTCAGACCTAACTTCAGTTATCGAGGGCACTTTGGTAAGAGTAGTTGGCTGGTACGACAACGAAGCAGGATACTCGAACCGGTTAGCCGAACTCGCTATTAAATTGGCAAAACTTACCGATTAG
- the ytxJ gene encoding bacillithiol system redox-active protein YtxJ — protein sequence MIQINWKELNTEANLPEIIAQSFSGPCLIFKHSTRCSISKTALSRLERTWHQIPQPPTAYYLDLLQNRVASNAVAEQFSVQHESPQVLLIHNGGCSYHASHSQINAADLAEQLQNLLEVKQQLN from the coding sequence ATGATACAAATTAATTGGAAAGAACTCAATACCGAAGCAAATTTGCCCGAAATAATAGCGCAATCATTTAGCGGGCCATGTTTAATATTTAAGCACAGTACACGTTGTAGTATAAGTAAAACCGCTTTATCGCGTTTAGAGCGAACCTGGCATCAAATACCACAACCGCCAACTGCTTACTATTTAGATTTACTGCAAAACCGCGTTGCTTCAAACGCTGTTGCCGAACAATTTTCTGTGCAGCACGAGTCGCCTCAAGTGCTGCTCATTCATAACGGCGGATGCAGTTACCATGCCTCGCACAGCCAAATAAATGCCGCAGATTTAGCCGAACAATTACAAAATTTGTTAGAAGTAAAACAGCAGTTAAACTAA